In Bosea vestrisii, the following are encoded in one genomic region:
- a CDS encoding GntR family transcriptional regulator — MTEDARVSGEDAISVRAIVSLSDLAYRRLEEAIVTLSLRPGAVLTEAQMIELVGVGRTPVREALIRLAQQGLVEILPRKGVVVTAIDAIDVMAALDAREVLERLIATEAAKRAGPAERSAILAKARAMREAAQADDVNAYMRLDKELDTLVAAAARSPYASRAVEPLQALIRRAWYFFDRQIDLVPAATHHVTLAQALVAAEPGAAAEASDALMRHLRAGLLAALRRE, encoded by the coding sequence ATGACCGAGGATGCCCGCGTTTCCGGTGAGGATGCGATCAGCGTTCGCGCCATCGTCAGCCTGTCCGATCTGGCTTACCGGCGTCTCGAAGAGGCGATCGTGACCCTGTCCCTGCGGCCGGGCGCGGTGCTGACCGAAGCGCAGATGATCGAGCTCGTCGGGGTCGGCCGCACGCCGGTGCGCGAGGCGCTGATCAGGCTGGCGCAGCAGGGGCTGGTCGAGATTCTGCCGCGCAAGGGGGTTGTCGTCACGGCGATCGACGCGATCGACGTGATGGCGGCGCTCGATGCCCGCGAAGTGCTGGAGCGCCTGATCGCAACCGAGGCGGCGAAGCGTGCCGGGCCGGCCGAGCGCAGCGCCATCCTCGCCAAGGCACGGGCGATGCGCGAGGCGGCGCAGGCGGACGACGTCAACGCCTATATGCGGCTCGACAAGGAGCTCGACACGCTGGTCGCGGCTGCGGCGCGCAGCCCGTATGCCAGTCGCGCCGTTGAGCCGCTGCAGGCGCTGATCCGCCGGGCCTGGTACTTCTTCGACCGGCAGATCGACCTTGTGCCGGCCGCGACCCACCATGTCACCCTTGCCCAGGCGCTGGTCGCGGCTGAGCCGGGCGCCGCCGCAGAAGCGAGCGATGCGCTTATGCGCCACTTGCGCGCGGGATTGCTGGCCGCGCTGCGACGCGAGTGA
- a CDS encoding cupin domain-containing protein: MAFACTIPAVATLQQDDDTVRITRWDFEPGAVTGWHSHGWPYFVIMLIAGTLRIHDGAKETDVPLAQGQAYMRQAGIQHDVMNGSAHPIAFVEIEVKQPSALKLLPNPLPTT; the protein is encoded by the coding sequence ATGGCGTTCGCCTGCACGATCCCCGCCGTCGCCACGCTCCAGCAGGACGACGACACGGTCCGGATCACGCGCTGGGATTTCGAGCCGGGCGCGGTGACCGGCTGGCACAGCCATGGCTGGCCCTATTTCGTGATCATGCTGATCGCTGGCACCTTGCGCATCCATGACGGAGCCAAGGAGACCGACGTGCCGCTGGCACAGGGCCAGGCCTATATGCGCCAGGCTGGCATCCAGCACGACGTGATGAACGGCTCAGCCCATCCGATCGCCTTCGTCGAGATCGAGGTGAAGCAGCCGTCGGCGCTCAAACTGCTGCCCAACCCCCTGCCCACCACATGA